The Prochlorococcus marinus CUG1417 genome includes the window AGTATATTCACAAATAGGCAATGTTTTTTTAACAAGACTTTCATCTATTATTCATCCCCCCAGAGCAGATGATGAAAGAACAGGTTTGTTGGCACTTAGGGCTAGTATAATCCAAGGTATTTATATAGGAAATGGGAAAATAGATCTAATAAAGTTTTTTAAAGGATATCCAACCAAAACTGTTATTTTAGACGTAAGTGCTTTAAGCAAAGTTATGAATAAAGTAGAATCAATCTCAGAGCTATTAGACTTTTTTACAAATTCCCCCCTAGAAAAAATTAAAACAAATTAAAAATTATGATGTTATTGAATAAAATCAAAAACAAACTACACATTAATTATAGAAAAAAAAGATGGCCAGGATTAATTGATGCTTACAAACAATATCTTCCAGTTACAAAGGATACTCCTATTATTTCCCTTAACGAAGGGAATACTCCATTAATTTTTAGTGACTCAATAAGTAAATTAGTTGGAAATGGAACAAAGATTTTTCTAAAATACGACGGTCTTAATCCCACAGGCTCTTTTAAAGATCGTGGAATGACTATGGCAATTAGCAAAGCAAAAGAAGAAGGCTGTGAAGCTGTAATTTGTGCCAGCACCGGAAATACTTCTGCTGCTGCTGCTGCATATGCTTCTAGAGGAGGATTGAAACCTTATGTTTTAATCCCAGAAGGATTTGTTGCGCAAGGAAAACTTGCACAAGCTTTAATGTATGGAGCTGAGATAATCTCTATTGATGGAAACTTTGATAAAGCTCTTGAAATTGTACGAGATCTATCTTCTAAATATCCAATAGAACTTGTTAATTCTGTTAATCCATATCGCATAGAAGGCCAAAAAACGGCAGCTTTTGAGATTATTGATGACTTAGGTATTGCACCTGATTGGCTTTGTATTCCAATGGGTAATGCAGGAAACATAACTGCTTATTGGATGGGTTTTAATGAATATTCAAAAATTAAAAGAAATTTAAAATTACCAATAATGATGGGTTTTCAATCCGAAGGCTCTGCTCCGTTAGTGAAAAATATAATAGTTAAAGACCCTGAAACAATTGCTACAGCAATAAGAATTGGAAATCCTGTTAATAGAGAAAAAGCAAAAAAAGTTAAAAAAGAAAGTAAAGGAGACTTTCAGTCAGTTACAGATGAAGAAATAATCAATGCTTACAAAATTCTTGCCAAAGAAGGAGTTTTTTGTGAGCCTGCTAGTGCAGCATCAGTTGCAGGACTTATTAAAAATAAAAATAGAATACAAAAAGAATCGACTATTGTTTGTGTTCTTACCGGAAATGGATTAAAAGACCCTGATTGCGCCATTAAAAATAATGATGCTATTTTTAGAAAAAATATTGATCCTTCGTTAAAAAATATAACCAAAATCTTAGGATATTAAAGTCCAAAAAAATTAGTGTCTGTGGAAATCAATTAAAAACAAACAATATTTGTTGAAAAAAAGGTATAAATTTAATTTAATTGTTGAATAAATTTTTATTTTCCGAATTAATAACAAATTGTTCAACAAATAAAAAATCTTTTCCACTTGTTTAAATCTTCTTAATCAAAGTAATCTAGGTTGTAAAATTGATA containing:
- the thrC gene encoding threonine synthase encodes the protein MMLLNKIKNKLHINYRKKRWPGLIDAYKQYLPVTKDTPIISLNEGNTPLIFSDSISKLVGNGTKIFLKYDGLNPTGSFKDRGMTMAISKAKEEGCEAVICASTGNTSAAAAAYASRGGLKPYVLIPEGFVAQGKLAQALMYGAEIISIDGNFDKALEIVRDLSSKYPIELVNSVNPYRIEGQKTAAFEIIDDLGIAPDWLCIPMGNAGNITAYWMGFNEYSKIKRNLKLPIMMGFQSEGSAPLVKNIIVKDPETIATAIRIGNPVNREKAKKVKKESKGDFQSVTDEEIINAYKILAKEGVFCEPASAASVAGLIKNKNRIQKESTIVCVLTGNGLKDPDCAIKNNDAIFRKNIDPSLKNITKILGY
- a CDS encoding alpha/beta hydrolase; amino-acid sequence: MKFGKFLIIKTLFILISSQLLFNVSKANSAEKIKIVYGIFSRTIEVNSLKKFAEKGDSTKKLKRILNATGSSDKEIRSVLNKDFEIPITVASKLVYSQIGNVFLTRLSSIIHPPRADDERTGLLALRASIIQGIYIGNGKIDLIKFFKGYPTKTVILDVSALSKVMNKVESISELLDFFTNSPLEKIKTN